In a single window of the Elaeis guineensis isolate ETL-2024a chromosome 6, EG11, whole genome shotgun sequence genome:
- the LOC105047022 gene encoding mitogen-activated protein kinase 3 produces MATLVDPPNGMGNHGKHYYSMWQTLFEIDTKYVPIKPIGRGAYGVVCSSINRETNEKVAIKKIHNVFDNRVDALRTLRELKLLRHLRHENIVALKDIMMPANRRSFKDVYLVYELMDTDLHQIIKSSQALSDDHFQYFLFQLLRGLKYIHSANILHRDLKPGNLLVNSNCDLKICDFGLARTSKGENQFMTEYVVTRWYRAPELLLCCDNYGTSIDVWSVGCIFAELLGRKPIFPGTECLNQLRLIINVLGTMNDADLGFIDNPKARKYIKSLQYTPGIPLANLYPHANPLAIDLLQKMLVFDPSKRISVTEALEHPYMSPLYDPSANPPAQVPVDLDIDEDLGEDMIREMMWNEMLYYHPEAASANS; encoded by the exons ATGGCTACATTGGTTGATCCTCCAAATGGGATGGGAAACCATGGGAAGCACTACTACTCCATGTGGCAAACCTTGTTCGAGATCGATACGAAGTATGTGCCTATCAAGCCCATTGGAAGAGGAGCTTATGGGGTTGTGTGCTCGTCCATAAATAGAgaaacaaatgaaaaagttgcaataaaGAAGATCCACAATGTCTTTGATAATAGGGTGGATGCACTTAGAACATTGCGGGAACTGAAGCTCCTTCGGCATCTACGCCATGAGAATATTGTTGCTTTGAAGGACATCATGATGCCAGCCAATAGGAGAAGCTTCAAGGATGTATATCTAGTTTATGAACTCATGGATACTGATCTGCATCAGATTATCAAGTCTTCACAGGCACTCTCTGATGACCACTTCCAATATTTCCTCTTTCAG TTGCTTCGAGGACTGAAGTATATCCATTCAGCAAACATACTTCACAGAGACTTGAAGCCTGGGAACCTACTGGTCAACTCAAACTGTGACCTCAAGATTTGTGATTTTGGTTTGGCTCGCACTAGTAAGGGGGAGAATCAGTTCATGACCGAATATGTCGTCACGCGCTGGTATCGGGCCCCGGAGCTGCTCCTTTGCTGTGATAACTATGGCACCTCCATAGATGTATGGTCTGTGGGTTGCATCTTTGCTGAGCTTCTTGGGCGCAAGCCCATCTTCCCAGGCACTGAGTGCCTTAACCAGCTCAGGCTTATTATTAATGTTCTTGGCACCATGAATGATGCTGATCTTGGCTTCATTGATAACCCAAAGGCACGCAAATACATCAAGTCTCTGCAATATACCCCTGGTATTCCTCTTGCTAATCTATACCCCCATGCAAATCCACTGGCCATTGACTTGCTGCAGAAGATGCTTGTTTTCGATCCATCTAAAAGGATCAGTGTAACTGAGGCATTGGAACACCCATACATGTCTCCGCTTTATGATCCAAGTGCCAACCCTCCAGCTCAAGTCCCCGTCGATCTCGACATTGATGAAGATCTTGGAGAGGACATGATCAGGGAGATGATGTGGAACGAGATGCTTTATTACCACCCAGAAGCAGCTTCAGCAAATTCGTAA